A single region of the Silene latifolia isolate original U9 population chromosome 8, ASM4854445v1, whole genome shotgun sequence genome encodes:
- the LOC141593986 gene encoding NDR1/HIN1-like protein 2, with amino-acid sequence MHHQSHGLPIHGPENNLKPYLSRPHTARYYAHRVRESLSTRISKFICTIFLFIFCLVGLIAFILWLSLRPHKPRFFIEDFTMLTLAQPNVSPQNAQVHFNVTIRNPNQKVEVHYDSISCSLYYKNQQIGGAPIQTEAFDQGFKNSTIILKDFVGFTISNQLWTSMQQDRTIGTVTLRLQLNSVLKFEIFSKWDTKRHKLHANCNVILGPNGVLLDNYRDKKCPVYFT; translated from the exons atgcaCCACCAAAGCCATGGTCTTCCGATACATGGGCCCGAAAATAACCTGAAACCGTACTTAAGTCGGCCACACACGGCGCGTTACTACGCGCACCGGGTTAGGGAGAGCCTAAGCACAAGAATATCAAAGTTCATATGCACAAtttttttgttcatcttttgtcTTGTGGGCTTGATTGCTTTTATTTTATGGCTTAGCCTTCGCCCACATAAGCCCAGGTTTTTTATTGAAGATTTTACGATGTTGACGTTGGCCCAGCCCAATGTTTCGCCTCAAAATGCTCAAGTTCATTTTAATGTCACCATCCGTAATCCTAATCAAAAG GTTGAGGTACACTATGATTCAATTTCATGCAGTCTTTACTACAAAAACCAACAAATTGGAGGTGCACCCATACAAACCGAAGCATTTGATCAAGGATTCAAGAACTCAACTATTATTCTTAAAGATTTTGTTGGTTTTACAATTAGTAATCAACTTTGGACCAGTATGCAACAAGATCGTACGATTGGCACCGTAACTTTACGACTTCAATTAAATTCAGTGCTTAAATTTGAGATTTTTTCAAAATGGGACACAAAAAGACATAAATTGCATGCTAATTGTAATGTTATATTAGGCCCTAATGGTGTATTATTGGATAATTATAGGGACAAGAAGTGTCCGGTTTATTTTACGTGA
- the LOC141597493 gene encoding uncharacterized protein LOC141597493, producing MSGDNSGSDTKEGRVALSPYFLSTSDKPGDKIIHVMLNGENYDEWSVKLDHGALRSRKKTGFVDGSIKKPDEKSDDIEDWFSDGNRPKLHRVKGAIDACKQGETESVSEYYGRLKKLWDELDKYARNPTCECRGCKCRINQKLDKKRDEGKLHDFILGLDKHYATICSSLLLQEPLPSLNRAYATIIQKKGVRGNGEVSVPSGRGEGQIHWICIKNSP from the exons ATGTCAGGCGACAATTCAGGCAGTGACACCAAGGAGGGAAGAGTTGCCCTCAGTCCATATTTCCTCTCTACTTCCGACAAGCCCGGGGACAAAATCATTCATGTTATGTTAAACGGTGAAAACTACGATGAGTGGTCAGTTAAGCTTGATCATGGTGCTCTCCGTTCTAGAAAGAAGACGGGATTTGTTGATGGCTCGATTAAGAAGCCAGATGAAAAGTCGGACGATATTGAAGATTG gTTCAGCGATGGAAACAGGCCAAAGCTTCATCGAGTCAAAGGCGCAATTGATGCGTGCAAGCAAGGAGAAACAGAGTCTGTGTCCGAGTATTATGGTCGATTGAAGAAATTGTGGGATGAACTCGATAAATATGCTCGAAATCCCACCTGTGAATGTCGTGGATGTAAGTGTCGTATCAACCAGAAGTTAGATAAGAAACGTGACGAAGGAAAGTTGCACGATTTTATTTTGGGACTCGACAAACACTATGCTACGATATGTTCTAGTTTGTTGTTACAAGAACCATTACCTTCGCTTAATAGGGCTTATGCCACCATAATTCAAAAAAAAGGAGTGCGAGGGAATGGTGAAGTCAGTGTACCTAGTGGTCGTGGTGAAGGTCAGATCCATTGGATTTGCATCAAAAACAGCCCATAA